AAGCTGAAGAAGAAACGTGTCTGGCGGATTATGAAAAAGCGCAGGTGACAAACTAATGGCGAGAAAAAGCAGAACCAAAACACCTATTTCAGAACAAGCGCCAGAAATTCGAAAAACGAATTTTGAGGAAGTTTGTTTAGGATATACGATTGAAGAAGGTCAAGCAGAGGCAGAACGTTGCCTTCAATGTAAAAATGCTCCATGTATTGCCAGTTGCCCTGTAATGATCGATATTCCGGGTTTCATACTAGCAATCAAAGAAGGCAATATGCAGGAAGCCGCAGATGTTTTAGGAAAATATACGAATCTACCAGCAATTTGCGGTCGTGTTTGTCCTCAAGAAAAACAATGTGAGGAAGTTTGTAAATTAGGTAAAGCGAAAAATTTTGAGCCTGTGGCTATTGGAAAATTAGAACGTTTAGTTGCTGATTGGGCATTAGAAAATCAAGATTTTTCAAAGAATACATCGAATGATAGAGCAATCATTGGGAAAATTGCAGTGATCGGTTCTGGACCATCGGGACTTACTGTAGCAGGTGATTTAGCTAAATTGAACTATGAGGTTACGATTTATGAAGCACTCCATGATGCAGGTGGTGTGTTGACCTATGGCATTCCAGAGTTTCGTTTACCAAAAAGAATCGTCAAAAAGGAAATCGAAAGTATTGAAGCTTTAGGGGTCAAGATTGAAACAAATGTTGTCGTTGGGAAAACGATCACGATGGATGAGATCATGGAAGAATTTGATGCTTGCTATATTTCAGTAGGCGCTGGGGCTCCCAATTTTATGGGTATCCCTGGAACCTCATTGAACGGCGTCTATTCTTCCAGTGAGTATCTGACCAGAATCAACTTGATGCATAGCTATGAATTTCCTAAATATGATACACCGATCAAAAAATCACAAAATGTCGTGGTCATTGGCGGCGGCAATGTTGCGATGGATGCAGCAAGATCAGCGAAACGAATGGGTGCAGAAAATGTAAGCATCGTTTATCGTCGTTCCCTGGAAGAACTCCCAGCCCGCATTGAGGAATATCACCATTCTGTCGAAGAAGAGATCGATTACCACTGGCTTACGAATCCGATCGAATACGTAAGTAACGGCAGCGGTGAGCTGACTGGAGTGAAATGTATCAAAATGGAATTGGGTGAACCTGATGCATCAGGACGTCGGAGACCAATTCCAATTAAAGGTAGTGAATTTATTATCGAAGCTGACACAGTGATCGAAGCAATCGGTCAAGGATCCAACAAGGTGTTGTTATCCACTTTCCCAGAACTTGCGTTGACGAAATGGGGTTATATTGAAGCGGATCCAAAAACGGGAGAAACATCGATTCCCGGCGTCTTTGCCGGCGGAGATATCGTGACAGGCGCAGCAACCGTTATTTTGGCGATGGGTGCCGGAAAAGTTGCCGCGGTTCAAATGGATAAATATGTCCAGGAACAAAAGAAAATACCCGCAACAACAAAAGTCTGAGGAAAGATAAAAGGTGAAAAGACATGAAAAGAACAAAAACAATGGATGGGAATACAGCAGCAGCTTACATTTCCTATGCATTTACAGAAGTTGCAGCGATTTATCCAATCACACCTAGCTCTACAATGGCCGAATTAGTTGATGAGTGGGCTGAGAATGGATTGAAAAATATTTATGGACAAAAAGTCCAAGTCATTGAAATGCAGTCAGAAGCAGGAGCAGCCGGCGTCGTTCACGGCTCCTTAAAAACGGGTGCTCTGACAACGACCTATACAGCGTCACAAGGTTTATTACTGATGATTCCTAATATGTACAAAATTGCCGGAGAACTTTTACCCTCTGTATTCCATGTGGCGGCTAGAGCAATCACAACGAGTGCATTGAGTATTTTCGGTGATCATGGGGATGTTATGGCCACTCGTCAAACTGGTTTTTGTATGTTGGCAGAATCAAGTGTCCAAGAAGTAATGGATTTGTCTGCTGTGGCTCATTTAGCAAGTATTGAAGGCAGTCTGCCGTTCGTCAACTTCTTCGATGGCTTTAGAACCAGTCATGAGTTGCAAAAAATCGAAGTTCTGGATTACGATGATCTAAAAGGAATGCTGGATCAAGACGCAGTGGATCGTTTCCGCCGCAGAGGGATGAATCCAAATCATCCAACCGTTTCCGGAACCGCTCAAAATCCGGATATCCATTTCCAACAACGTGAAACTGTTAATGCAAATTATGAAGCAATGCCGGCAATCGTTCAAAAATATATGAAGCAAATCAACGAAATAAGAGGCACTTCTTATGATTTGACAGATTATTATGGTGCAGAAGATGCTACAGAAGTCATTATTTCAATGGGTTCAGCTTCACCAGTGATTGAGCAAACAGTTGATTATTTGAACGAACAAGGCAGAAAAGTCGGTTTTATCAACATTCATTTATACCGCCCATTCCCAACAGAAAACTTATTAGAAAAATTACCGAAGACGGTGCAAAAAGTTGCTGTATTAGATCGAACAAAAGAAGCAGGCGCTGATGGTGAACCTTTACTTTTAGATGTCCAAAGTGCATTATATCAACACGAAAGTCGTCCGATCGTAATCGGCGGACGGTATGGACTAGGTTCGAAAGATGTGACACCAAATCAAATCAAAGCAGTTTATGATCACTTGTTATTGCCATTTGCGGATCTGAAACAGCGTTTTACGATCGGGATCGTCGATGATGTGACGTATCGCTCGTTACCGCAAGGCGAAACGTTAGATTTAACTGCTCCAACAACTTTCCAAGCCAAATTCTGGGGTTTTGGTTCAGATGGAACAGTTGGTGCGAATAAACAAGCAATCAAGATCATTGGTGATAATACTGATTTATACGCACAAGCTTATTTCAGCTATGATTCAAAAAAATCTGGTGGCTTGACTATGTCACATTTGCGTTTTGGTGAGGAACCGATCACGTCAACATATCTAGTAGAACAAGCTGATTTTATTGCCTGTCATAATGCCTCATACATTCATAATTATGATTTGCTTAAAGGGTTAAAAGATGGCGGAACCTTCTTACTCAATACGATTTGGGATAAGGAAAAAGTTTACCGCTTGTTGCCAGCTAAATTGAAAAAATATATTGGAGAACACAATATTCAGTTTTATATCATCAATGCAGTGGAGCTTGCTCGTGAAATTGGTTTAGGACGACGCATCAATACAGTGATGTCTACCGCATTTTTTGAAGTCACCGATTTAATGTCACGGGATGAATACTTGCCATTATTAAAAGCTGAAGTCAAAAAAGCATATGGTAAAAAATCAATGGAAATCGTTGAGAAAAACTATCAGGCCATTGATCGCACCTTTGATTCGCTACAAAAAGTCGAAGTACCAGCAGAATGGGCAAATATTGAAATTGAACCTGAAGAAGTCGATCCGACATTACCGAAATATATCACGAATATTCTACAACCGATCAATCGCCAAGAAGGAAACGATTTGACTGTCGGTGATTTGATCGATAATGGCAT
This sequence is a window from Enterococcus wangshanyuanii. Protein-coding genes within it:
- the gltA gene encoding NADPH-dependent glutamate synthase, yielding MARKSRTKTPISEQAPEIRKTNFEEVCLGYTIEEGQAEAERCLQCKNAPCIASCPVMIDIPGFILAIKEGNMQEAADVLGKYTNLPAICGRVCPQEKQCEEVCKLGKAKNFEPVAIGKLERLVADWALENQDFSKNTSNDRAIIGKIAVIGSGPSGLTVAGDLAKLNYEVTIYEALHDAGGVLTYGIPEFRLPKRIVKKEIESIEALGVKIETNVVVGKTITMDEIMEEFDACYISVGAGAPNFMGIPGTSLNGVYSSSEYLTRINLMHSYEFPKYDTPIKKSQNVVVIGGGNVAMDAARSAKRMGAENVSIVYRRSLEELPARIEEYHHSVEEEIDYHWLTNPIEYVSNGSGELTGVKCIKMELGEPDASGRRRPIPIKGSEFIIEADTVIEAIGQGSNKVLLSTFPELALTKWGYIEADPKTGETSIPGVFAGGDIVTGAATVILAMGAGKVAAVQMDKYVQEQKKIPATTKV
- the nifJ gene encoding pyruvate:ferredoxin (flavodoxin) oxidoreductase — its product is MKRTKTMDGNTAAAYISYAFTEVAAIYPITPSSTMAELVDEWAENGLKNIYGQKVQVIEMQSEAGAAGVVHGSLKTGALTTTYTASQGLLLMIPNMYKIAGELLPSVFHVAARAITTSALSIFGDHGDVMATRQTGFCMLAESSVQEVMDLSAVAHLASIEGSLPFVNFFDGFRTSHELQKIEVLDYDDLKGMLDQDAVDRFRRRGMNPNHPTVSGTAQNPDIHFQQRETVNANYEAMPAIVQKYMKQINEIRGTSYDLTDYYGAEDATEVIISMGSASPVIEQTVDYLNEQGRKVGFINIHLYRPFPTENLLEKLPKTVQKVAVLDRTKEAGADGEPLLLDVQSALYQHESRPIVIGGRYGLGSKDVTPNQIKAVYDHLLLPFADLKQRFTIGIVDDVTYRSLPQGETLDLTAPTTFQAKFWGFGSDGTVGANKQAIKIIGDNTDLYAQAYFSYDSKKSGGLTMSHLRFGEEPITSTYLVEQADFIACHNASYIHNYDLLKGLKDGGTFLLNTIWDKEKVYRLLPAKLKKYIGEHNIQFYIINAVELAREIGLGRRINTVMSTAFFEVTDLMSRDEYLPLLKAEVKKAYGKKSMEIVEKNYQAIDRTFDSLQKVEVPAEWANIEIEPEEVDPTLPKYITNILQPINRQEGNDLTVGDLIDNGMKTGEMPMGTAAYEKRGIALEVPEWQMDKCTMCNECAFVCPHAAIRPFLADEAEMEEAPEGFVAREMRGADGLMYRIQVSLEDCTGCGLCVQACPVKEKAILMKPYEEQKEQAINWAFAMTLQQKENPVRKLSVKGSQFNQPLMEFSGACEGCGETPYIKLLTQLFGDRMMMANATGCSSIWGGSSPVTPYTTNECGQGPAWSNSLFEDNAEYGYGMYVANNTKRQYLADQIQEAIDKKLGSEDLQALLQDWHEHYLEGEGTQQRATKLAAVLSDEYQSDPLLEQIYKQNDLFVKTSQWIVGGDGWAYDIGFSGIDHVLASGADVNIFVMDNEVYANTGGQTSKATPAAAIAKFSAGGKQTSKKDLGMMAMTYGNVYVAQIALGANSMQTIKAIDEAERYPGPSLIIGYTPCINHGVKGGMIETLSLAKEAVESGYWQLYRYNPQLVEKGKDPMIIDYKKADFTKMRDFLEKQTRFSALHTIKDNQEVVEHLLTKTKEDAEDRSENYVKLVSQIKK